The proteins below are encoded in one region of Shewanella putrefaciens:
- a CDS encoding sulfite exporter TauE/SafE family protein, giving the protein MFSLIDPQTLAIASVIVFLGALTQSLIGFGLAVVASPLLYIVDPQLVPAPVIVMGFSIALLTLLRERGHLEFNGLQYALLGRVPGGFIGASLLLFAPQAILGLAIAAIVAAAVILSLYKFSLPVNKKTLFGAGVISGIFGNIAAIGGPPMAILLSGKDASQFRAALSAFFIFSSTIAIAILAVTGLLEIKHLWLSLLLLPSVLLGYLVAGKLVGRVDKHKTKMATLVLCTISALVLTIKSVIELLPQ; this is encoded by the coding sequence ATGTTTTCCTTGATAGATCCACAAACGCTTGCCATCGCGTCTGTGATTGTGTTTTTAGGGGCCCTCACCCAGAGTCTGATTGGCTTTGGCCTTGCCGTGGTTGCCAGCCCTTTACTCTATATTGTCGATCCCCAATTAGTGCCCGCCCCCGTAATTGTGATGGGATTTTCCATCGCGCTACTCACCCTATTACGTGAGCGCGGCCATTTAGAATTCAATGGCTTGCAATATGCGCTCCTAGGCAGAGTGCCCGGCGGTTTTATCGGCGCGAGCCTGTTGCTGTTTGCGCCTCAAGCTATCCTTGGCCTTGCGATTGCCGCCATTGTGGCGGCCGCGGTTATCCTTAGCCTGTATAAATTCAGCCTGCCAGTAAATAAGAAAACCCTCTTCGGAGCGGGGGTGATTTCGGGGATTTTCGGTAATATTGCCGCGATTGGTGGCCCGCCGATGGCAATTTTATTATCGGGTAAAGATGCCTCACAATTTCGCGCGGCACTGTCGGCATTTTTTATTTTTAGCTCCACTATAGCCATAGCGATTCTCGCCGTGACTGGCCTGCTCGAAATCAAACATTTATGGTTATCCCTGCTGTTATTACCCTCGGTGCTCCTTGGTTATCTGGTGGCGGGGAAACTGGTTGGCAGAGTCGATAAGCATAAAACCAAAATGGCGACCTTAGTGCTATGTACGATAAGCGCGTTAGTGTTAACGATAAAGTCGGTTATCGAGCTATTGCCCCAGTAA
- a CDS encoding bifunctional aspartate kinase/homoserine dehydrogenase II, whose amino-acid sequence MARCHLHKFGGSSLADADCYRRVAHILLTHGHSDDLVVVSAAGKSTNFLYKLLALRDACELWQEELQVLISYQQGLIEQLLSNEQARDLRERLATDKAQLISLLSLDERNDYQVNQVVSFGERWSARLMAALLRESGVAASHVDACSILVADEAAVPQIRVQESRAKVQALLAAHPNERLVITGFICANERGDTLLLGRNGSDFSASLIASLADIERVTIWTDVEGVFNADPNKINDAKLLKSMSLAEADRLARLGSPVLHSRTLQPLFNTEVSLAVRSSYASHTDFTLIAPHSSSASAPVVTNLNAVVLFGFKLTGELSRLLDLLIAAGLTPLAHWVSAHQRVELAYTAENQKQVQRLLDAEAEELGISDQQINTDLGLVALVSADAEHYRRGFARLLSRDAKPLFSGDLSLVTLVPQSQVNLLTQKVHRRCAGPRKRIGVLLLGVGNIGEAWVNLFKSVSPSLDHELEAKVELVGLVSSSKALIKSAGINLANWQAEFDTQATPWQYEHLFEKLEQVNCDELVALDISASASLTLQYPELFERGIHVVSANKLAGSGPLPFYRELKQQLGNRRLFWRYNASCGAGLPIQHALNDLRNSGDSVEAVGGIFSGTLCWLFEKYDTSKPFSELVIEARGLGITEPDPRDDLSGRDMQRKLLILAREIGLEIELEDIELRSLVPAHLADIPLEQFLGRIAELDDELQQQYGAAAEQNKVLRYVASLDNSGAVLKAEVGLQWIDIDHPYANLTPGDNVFVIRSAFYQGNPLIIRGPGAGREVTAAAVQSDLTQICRDLLQE is encoded by the coding sequence ATGGCACGTTGTCATTTACATAAATTTGGTGGCTCCAGTTTAGCGGATGCCGATTGTTATCGCCGAGTCGCCCATATCCTGTTAACCCACGGTCATAGTGATGATCTCGTGGTGGTTTCTGCGGCGGGTAAGAGCACCAATTTCCTGTATAAATTATTAGCGCTGCGTGATGCTTGCGAACTTTGGCAGGAAGAATTGCAAGTGCTGATCAGTTACCAGCAGGGCTTGATTGAGCAGTTATTGTCGAACGAACAGGCCCGGGATCTGCGTGAGCGTTTGGCCACAGATAAAGCGCAGCTCATCAGTTTATTGTCCTTAGACGAGCGTAATGATTACCAAGTTAACCAGGTGGTGAGCTTTGGCGAGCGTTGGTCGGCACGTTTAATGGCGGCGCTGCTGCGTGAATCTGGCGTGGCGGCAAGCCATGTGGATGCCTGTTCAATTTTAGTGGCCGATGAAGCCGCTGTGCCGCAAATTCGGGTGCAGGAATCCCGCGCTAAGGTGCAAGCCCTATTGGCCGCCCATCCCAATGAACGCTTAGTGATCACTGGTTTTATCTGCGCTAACGAGCGTGGCGATACCTTGTTACTCGGTCGTAATGGTTCAGATTTTAGCGCCAGCTTAATTGCTAGCCTCGCCGATATCGAGCGCGTGACCATTTGGACCGATGTGGAAGGGGTGTTCAATGCCGATCCGAATAAGATCAACGATGCTAAATTACTGAAAAGCATGTCACTTGCCGAAGCCGATCGCCTAGCGCGTTTAGGCTCGCCAGTATTGCATTCGCGCACTTTGCAGCCGTTATTCAATACCGAAGTGAGCTTAGCGGTGCGTTCAAGTTATGCGTCTCACACCGACTTTACCTTAATCGCGCCCCACAGTTCGTCGGCGAGTGCGCCCGTGGTGACTAACCTCAATGCGGTCGTCCTGTTTGGCTTTAAACTCACGGGTGAGTTAAGCCGTTTATTAGATCTATTGATCGCCGCGGGTTTAACGCCATTGGCCCACTGGGTATCGGCTCACCAAAGGGTTGAGCTTGCCTATACCGCTGAAAATCAAAAACAAGTTCAAAGATTGCTCGATGCCGAGGCTGAAGAGCTAGGCATAAGCGATCAGCAGATTAATACCGATCTCGGCCTAGTCGCGTTAGTCAGCGCCGATGCCGAACACTACCGTCGCGGTTTTGCCCGTTTACTGAGCCGCGATGCTAAACCTTTGTTTAGTGGCGATTTAAGTTTAGTAACGCTAGTGCCCCAGTCGCAGGTGAATCTGTTAACCCAAAAGGTGCACCGCCGCTGCGCGGGTCCGCGTAAACGCATTGGCGTCCTGCTGCTCGGTGTGGGCAATATTGGTGAGGCTTGGGTCAATCTGTTTAAGTCGGTATCGCCCTCCCTTGATCATGAATTGGAGGCTAAGGTTGAGTTAGTGGGGTTAGTTAGCTCGAGCAAGGCGTTGATCAAATCCGCCGGCATTAATTTAGCCAATTGGCAGGCTGAGTTCGATACGCAAGCAACCCCTTGGCAATATGAACATTTATTCGAGAAATTAGAACAAGTTAACTGTGATGAGCTGGTGGCCTTAGATATCAGTGCCAGCGCCAGTTTAACCCTGCAATACCCTGAACTATTCGAGCGCGGCATCCATGTGGTGAGCGCGAATAAACTCGCAGGCTCGGGGCCACTGCCTTTCTACCGTGAGTTAAAACAGCAACTGGGTAATCGTCGTTTATTTTGGCGTTACAATGCTAGCTGCGGCGCGGGTTTGCCTATCCAACATGCGCTAAATGATTTGCGTAACAGCGGTGATAGCGTTGAAGCCGTCGGCGGGATTTTCTCCGGCACCCTGTGCTGGTTATTTGAGAAATACGATACTAGCAAGCCCTTCTCCGAATTAGTGATTGAAGCCAGAGGCTTAGGTATTACTGAACCCGATCCCCGCGACGATCTTTCTGGTCGCGATATGCAGCGCAAGTTGTTGATTCTGGCCCGCGAGATCGGTCTAGAAATTGAGCTTGAAGATATTGAGCTGCGCTCATTAGTGCCTGCTCACTTAGCGGATATTCCTCTGGAGCAATTCCTTGGGCGGATCGCTGAATTAGACGATGAATTACAGCAGCAATATGGTGCGGCGGCGGAGCAAAATAAGGTGCTGAGATATGTCGCCTCCTTGGATAATAGCGGCGCAGTCCTTAAAGCCGAGGTGGGTTTGCAGTGGATTGATATCGATCATCCCTATGCTAATTTAACCCCGGGGGATAACGTGTTTGTGATCCGCTCTGCCT
- the metJ gene encoding met regulon transcriptional regulator MetJ: MTEWNGEYISPYAEHGKKNEQVKKITVSIPLKVLKVLTDERTRRQVNNLRHATNSELLCEAFLHAYTGQPLPDDADLSKDCPDSIPAEAKRLMDEMGIEWEDME, encoded by the coding sequence ATGACTGAATGGAATGGGGAATACATTAGCCCCTATGCTGAACATGGCAAGAAGAATGAACAAGTAAAAAAAATTACTGTGTCTATTCCGCTCAAGGTGCTTAAGGTCCTCACGGACGAACGTACTCGTCGTCAGGTCAATAATTTGCGTCACGCCACCAACAGCGAGCTGTTGTGTGAGGCATTCTTGCATGCCTATACAGGCCAGCCTTTGCCTGATGATGCCGACCTCTCAAAGGACTGCCCCGACAGTATTCCAGCAGAAGCTAAACGCCTGATGGACGAAATGGGGATAGAGTGGGAAGACATGGAATAA
- the nrfD gene encoding NrfD/PsrC family molybdoenzyme membrane anchor subunit yields the protein MNNTWGDMAQYDPVTWHWVIAVYLFMAGLSAGSLLIGIGLRWANKELSAGAESSILKAAAIIGPVAISLGLACLVFDLTKPFHFWLILIHYNFQSVMAIGVLALLAYSPLAFAYAIIVLRDDLPKWGLVFLTPIAKLLMPFRKLIEVLLFVLAIGVGAYTGFLISAMNAYPMLNTAVLPALFLVSGLSAGAAANAVLALLMFKTDSHDKTLVKMHGLELPVMAIEILFLFMLFCALYFKGGAAAAALASLTSGLWASVFWIGVVGIGFGVPLLFMLLPASARHTKGAMIMVACASLTGVLALRHFIVYAGQSYLS from the coding sequence ATGAACAATACTTGGGGCGACATGGCGCAATATGATCCTGTCACTTGGCACTGGGTCATCGCCGTTTACCTGTTTATGGCGGGGTTATCCGCGGGCAGTTTACTGATTGGCATTGGTTTGCGCTGGGCGAATAAGGAACTCAGCGCGGGAGCTGAAAGCAGCATTCTTAAGGCGGCAGCCATTATTGGGCCTGTAGCAATTAGCTTAGGTCTAGCTTGTTTAGTGTTTGACTTAACTAAACCATTCCACTTTTGGTTGATCTTAATTCACTATAACTTCCAGTCTGTGATGGCAATCGGGGTGCTGGCGCTGCTGGCGTATTCTCCCTTAGCTTTTGCGTACGCCATTATTGTGCTGCGGGATGACTTACCAAAATGGGGTTTGGTTTTCCTAACACCTATCGCTAAGTTACTTATGCCATTTCGAAAGCTGATTGAAGTATTGTTGTTTGTCCTCGCCATTGGCGTAGGGGCTTACACTGGCTTCTTAATTTCGGCGATGAATGCCTATCCTATGCTCAACACTGCGGTACTGCCTGCGCTGTTTTTAGTGTCAGGTCTATCGGCGGGCGCTGCGGCAAATGCGGTACTGGCGTTGCTGATGTTTAAGACTGACAGCCACGATAAAACTTTAGTGAAGATGCACGGTTTAGAATTGCCTGTGATGGCGATTGAAATCCTGTTCCTGTTCATGTTGTTCTGCGCCTTGTACTTCAAGGGCGGCGCGGCGGCTGCGGCGCTGGCATCGTTAACCTCTGGACTATGGGCAAGCGTGTTCTGGATAGGCGTTGTCGGTATCGGCTTTGGTGTTCCACTGCTGTTTATGCTGCTACCTGCTTCGGCTCGCCACACTAAGGGCGCGATGATCATGGTGGCCTGCGCGAGCTTAACGGGCGTACTCGCCTTAAGACACTTTATTGTGTACGCAGGGCAAAGCTATTTAAGCTAG
- the metB gene encoding cystathionine gamma-synthase, whose product MTERQLATLAVRQGIESDTQYGAVVPPIYLSTNYAFDGHKNPREFDYSRSGNPTRCILGEALAKLEQGATAVVTCTGMAAITLVTTLLGPDDLLVVPHDCYGGSYRLFTNLAKKGQFKLLVVDQTDSQALAAAIAQNPKMVWLETPSNPLLRVVDIEAIAKASHSVGALVVVDNTFLSPILQQPLLLGADIVIHSTTKYINGHSDVVGGAVVAKDAQIGESLHWWSNTLGLTGSAFDSYLTLRGLRTLAVRIREHQANAQRILEVLTQSRQVSKVYYPGLADHPGHTIAAKQQKGFGAMLSFELKGGEAEVVAFLAALRLFSVAESLGGVESLVAVPATMTHRAMEPQARSEAGIKDTLLRLSVGIEDADDLVADIQAGLAAAAACQ is encoded by the coding sequence ATGACAGAGCGTCAATTAGCCACACTGGCCGTGCGTCAGGGGATCGAGAGCGATACCCAATATGGTGCCGTTGTGCCACCGATTTATTTGTCGACTAATTACGCCTTCGATGGTCATAAAAATCCCCGTGAGTTTGATTACAGCCGTTCAGGTAACCCAACGCGCTGCATTTTAGGCGAAGCACTGGCCAAGTTAGAGCAAGGTGCCACCGCCGTGGTGACCTGCACGGGCATGGCGGCTATCACCTTAGTGACTACCTTGCTCGGCCCAGATGATCTCTTGGTTGTGCCCCATGATTGCTACGGCGGTTCCTACCGTTTATTCACCAACCTCGCGAAAAAAGGCCAATTTAAATTGCTGGTGGTCGATCAAACCGATAGCCAAGCGTTAGCCGCCGCTATTGCGCAGAATCCTAAGATGGTGTGGCTCGAAACCCCGTCTAACCCGCTATTGCGAGTGGTGGATATTGAGGCTATCGCTAAGGCGAGCCATAGTGTCGGCGCGCTGGTGGTGGTCGATAACACTTTTTTATCGCCGATATTGCAACAACCCCTATTGTTAGGTGCAGATATCGTTATCCATTCCACCACTAAATATATTAATGGTCACAGCGATGTGGTCGGCGGCGCTGTGGTTGCTAAAGATGCACAAATCGGCGAAAGCTTACATTGGTGGTCGAACACTCTAGGCTTAACGGGGTCGGCCTTCGACAGTTATCTGACCCTGCGCGGCCTACGTACGCTAGCGGTGCGCATTCGCGAGCATCAAGCCAATGCCCAGCGCATTCTTGAGGTGTTAACCCAAAGCCGCCAAGTGAGCAAAGTCTACTACCCTGGGCTTGCGGATCACCCAGGGCACACCATTGCCGCCAAACAGCAGAAGGGCTTTGGCGCTATGCTAAGTTTTGAGCTTAAGGGCGGCGAGGCCGAGGTTGTGGCCTTTTTAGCGGCACTGAGATTATTTAGCGTAGCCGAGAGTTTAGGTGGCGTCGAAAGTTTAGTGGCCGTGCCCGCCACTATGACCCACAGGGCGATGGAGCCGCAGGCGCGCAGTGAGGCGGGCATAAAAGATACCCTGTTACGTTTGTCGGTTGGTATTGAAGATGCCGACGACTTAGTTGCAGATATTCAAGCCGGATTAGCCGCCGCAGCGGCTTGTCAGTAG